The uncultured Hyphomonas sp. genome includes a window with the following:
- the asnB gene encoding asparagine synthase (glutamine-hydrolyzing), which yields MCGLIAGIGKVSLRTLDKAVASLTHRGPESSDTWVSENKSMFLGHTRLSIIGLDNGAQPISNSDGNVHIVVNGEFYGYREIRDRLLTEGAVFKTDSDSEIALHLYLHYGLQALKELRGEFSIVIADERQNCLIAIRDRFGIKPLFYTVHQGAVYFASEIKALLALGVPARWDLETAFYDGFLFRDHARTLFKDIWSVPQGQYAIATPGDIKLYTYWDWDFPTEAALASDTRSEAECVEEFRAILKESIRDRLVADVPVACYLSGGIDSCAVLGFAQQGLSRPIECYTLAFDDELYNEAPIAEKQAAFSGANYNPIVVGRKDLAAAYSDAVWHAETPFVNANGVAKFLLSRAVNQRGIKVVLTGEGADEMLGGYLPFKRDAILHHGNGRSEAEAQAMIEQIFESNPAARAIFMREGADDPAIKEVATRLGWVPSFMETYGQLGRISSGLYRDEMMAGIHPSANPFTYVMDRLPVSRALDGRSRLNQALYLNSKTHMANFILTFLGDRMEMAHSVEGRVPMLDHRLAECAARLPIDMKVRGITEKHVLREAAKDVLIDEVYAREKHPFLAPPVTDAEDPMMQMYEDVFASKALEEQPVIDPDRARNALNMVKMLQGEQKIAFEGLIHKVASITLMHERFGMT from the coding sequence CTCAGGACACTGGACAAGGCTGTCGCCTCTCTCACCCATCGTGGACCGGAATCGTCTGACACCTGGGTATCAGAAAACAAATCCATGTTTCTCGGCCATACGCGCCTGTCGATCATCGGCCTCGACAATGGCGCCCAGCCGATCAGCAATTCGGACGGCAATGTCCACATCGTCGTCAATGGCGAGTTCTATGGCTATCGCGAAATCCGGGACCGTCTACTTACTGAAGGGGCGGTCTTCAAGACCGACTCCGACAGCGAGATCGCGCTGCACCTTTACCTGCATTACGGATTGCAGGCGCTGAAAGAATTGCGCGGTGAGTTCTCGATCGTCATCGCAGACGAGCGCCAGAATTGCCTGATCGCGATCCGCGACCGGTTCGGCATCAAGCCCCTCTTCTACACAGTTCATCAGGGGGCTGTCTATTTTGCATCAGAGATCAAGGCCCTGCTGGCCCTCGGCGTGCCGGCCCGCTGGGACCTTGAAACCGCGTTCTATGACGGCTTCCTCTTCCGGGATCACGCCCGCACCCTGTTCAAGGACATCTGGTCCGTGCCGCAAGGCCAGTACGCCATCGCCACACCCGGCGACATCAAGCTCTACACCTATTGGGACTGGGACTTCCCGACCGAAGCGGCCCTTGCGAGCGATACACGCAGTGAGGCGGAATGCGTCGAGGAATTCCGCGCCATCCTGAAGGAGTCGATCCGGGACCGTCTCGTCGCAGACGTGCCGGTGGCCTGTTATCTGAGTGGCGGCATCGACTCCTGCGCCGTGCTCGGCTTTGCCCAGCAGGGCCTGTCCCGGCCCATCGAATGCTACACGCTCGCCTTCGATGATGAACTCTATAATGAGGCACCGATCGCGGAGAAACAGGCGGCGTTTTCCGGCGCGAACTACAATCCCATTGTCGTCGGACGGAAGGACCTCGCCGCCGCCTATTCCGATGCGGTGTGGCATGCCGAAACACCATTCGTGAATGCCAATGGCGTCGCCAAGTTCCTGCTTAGCCGCGCGGTCAACCAGCGCGGCATCAAGGTCGTTCTTACCGGGGAAGGCGCCGACGAAATGCTGGGCGGCTACCTGCCCTTCAAGCGCGACGCGATCCTGCACCATGGCAATGGCCGCAGCGAAGCCGAAGCCCAGGCCATGATCGAGCAGATCTTCGAGTCGAACCCGGCAGCCCGCGCTATCTTCATGCGCGAAGGGGCAGACGACCCGGCGATCAAGGAAGTCGCCACCCGCCTCGGCTGGGTGCCCTCCTTCATGGAGACCTATGGCCAGCTTGGCCGTATCTCGTCCGGACTTTATCGCGATGAAATGATGGCCGGTATCCACCCATCTGCCAACCCGTTCACCTATGTGATGGACCGGTTGCCGGTCAGCCGCGCGCTTGATGGCCGTTCGCGCCTCAACCAAGCACTTTACCTGAATTCCAAAACGCATATGGCGAACTTCATCCTCACCTTCCTGGGTGACCGGATGGAAATGGCCCACTCCGTCGAAGGACGGGTGCCCATGCTGGACCATCGCCTGGCGGAGTGCGCCGCGCGCCTTCCCATCGACATGAAAGTCCGGGGCATAACCGAGAAGCATGTGCTGCGCGAAGCCGCAAAGGATGTGCTCATCGACGAGGTCTACGCCCGCGAGAAACACCCCTTCCTCGCTCCGCCGGTCACCGATGCGGAAGATCCGATGATGCAGATGTATGAAGACGTCTTTGCCTCAAAGGCGCTGGAGGAACAGCCCGTGATCGATCCGGATCGGGCCCGCAATGCGCTCAACATGGTGAAGATGCTGCAGGGCGAGCAGAAAATCGCGTTCGAAGGCCTGATCCACAAAGTCGCCAGCATCACGCTGATGCACGAACGCTTTGGCATGACGTAA
- a CDS encoding serine hydrolase domain-containing protein, protein MSIAHLPLSAIISVTAALFALAAWRYRSTLLRIRLAPTLFSGARQDWTFSHIAEIFPTVEIPAATRRTPFPEAAFQDLPETFDYEGQSWNTDTFLEDTDTAAMLVLKDGEIIHETYAGAGGRTQDWLSWSVAKSFVSALVGIAIEEGHIHSIYDPVTDHVPALKGSAYDGVTIKQVLQMCSGASWNEDYSDWKSDINRFARTFALGGSLTDFARSLAPARKPGMYRLYNSIDTQVLGMLVAASTGKSLAAYMQEKLWEPLGAESPARWIVDKDGVEMAFGGLTATARDYAKLGELYRNRGNWHGRQIVPEAWVDKSLSPDMPHLMPGGFALPDAPSGYGQSLGYGFQWWVLSTAPLEFCAMGVYNEFIYVDPGRGVTVVKLSSNRDYGVKPDEAHAKELKTIEFLRAVARDVADVVPEAEKRTGTTG, encoded by the coding sequence GTGTCTATTGCCCACCTGCCGCTTTCGGCGATCATTTCTGTCACCGCCGCGCTGTTTGCGCTGGCCGCATGGCGCTATCGCAGCACGCTTCTGCGTATCCGGCTCGCCCCGACGCTCTTCTCCGGCGCGCGCCAGGACTGGACCTTCAGCCACATCGCCGAGATTTTCCCTACGGTCGAAATCCCGGCTGCGACGCGCCGCACCCCTTTCCCGGAAGCGGCCTTCCAGGACCTGCCGGAGACATTCGATTACGAAGGCCAGAGCTGGAATACAGACACCTTCCTCGAAGACACAGACACCGCCGCCATGCTTGTCCTGAAGGACGGCGAAATCATCCACGAGACCTATGCCGGCGCCGGTGGACGAACACAGGACTGGCTGTCCTGGTCGGTTGCGAAGAGCTTCGTATCTGCCCTCGTCGGCATCGCCATCGAGGAAGGCCATATCCACTCGATCTACGATCCGGTGACGGACCATGTGCCTGCGCTGAAAGGCTCGGCCTATGACGGCGTCACGATCAAACAGGTGCTGCAGATGTGCTCCGGCGCATCCTGGAACGAGGATTACAGCGACTGGAAATCCGACATCAATCGCTTCGCCCGCACCTTTGCGCTCGGCGGCTCACTGACCGATTTTGCGCGCTCGCTGGCCCCGGCGCGCAAGCCCGGCATGTACCGGCTCTACAACTCCATCGACACTCAGGTGCTCGGCATGCTGGTGGCGGCGTCCACCGGAAAGTCGCTGGCGGCCTACATGCAGGAGAAGCTTTGGGAGCCACTCGGCGCCGAAAGCCCGGCGCGCTGGATTGTCGACAAGGATGGCGTTGAGATGGCCTTCGGTGGCCTGACGGCTACGGCGCGCGACTATGCCAAGCTGGGCGAGCTGTACCGCAATCGCGGCAACTGGCATGGGCGTCAGATCGTGCCGGAAGCCTGGGTCGACAAATCCCTGTCGCCCGACATGCCACACCTGATGCCCGGCGGCTTTGCCTTGCCGGATGCTCCGTCAGGCTACGGCCAGTCGCTCGGCTACGGGTTCCAGTGGTGGGTGCTCAGCACCGCGCCGCTCGAGTTCTGCGCCATGGGTGTCTACAACGAGTTTATCTATGTCGATCCCGGCCGGGGTGTCACCGTCGTGAAACTCTCCTCCAACCGCGACTATGGCGTGAAGCCGGATGAAGCGCACGCCAAGGAACTGAAAACAATTGAGTTCCTGCGGGCAGTTGCGCGCGATGTGGCGGACGTTGTGCCGGAAGCTGAGAAGCGGACGGGAACTACGGGATAA
- a CDS encoding DUF2149 domain-containing protein, translated as MRFLEEDEDDPILSVVNLVDLFVVIIGILMILLVQNPLNPFRNENVIVIENPGEADMRMTIKQGEELTRYESSGEIGEGEGVKAGVAYRLPDGRMIYVPESE; from the coding sequence GTGAGGTTCCTGGAAGAGGACGAAGACGACCCCATCCTCTCTGTCGTCAATCTTGTCGATTTGTTTGTCGTGATCATCGGAATTCTGATGATCCTGCTCGTTCAGAATCCGCTAAATCCCTTCCGGAATGAAAACGTCATCGTCATCGAGAACCCCGGCGAAGCCGACATGCGCATGACGATCAAACAAGGCGAAGAGCTGACCCGTTACGAAAGTAGTGGCGAAATCGGAGAGGGCGAAGGGGTCAAGGCCGGTGTCGCGTATCGCCTTCCAGACGGGCGCATGATCTACGTTCCGGAAAGCGAGTGA
- a CDS encoding MotA/TolQ/ExbB proton channel family protein, translated as MIFDFETILYEVSAVFLLPALTAILVSLAYSLLTLGRFLMELVQRYSGRKQGALTQYYRKTGADSDDLELWIMKRLEPLRLVSRVAPLLGLVATLIPMGPALMALTSGESAEMASNLVVAFSGVTLALIAASLAFFVLNIRRRWLLEELRVIETGAEVVS; from the coding sequence ATGATTTTCGATTTCGAGACGATACTTTATGAAGTCTCAGCCGTTTTCCTCCTGCCGGCACTGACGGCGATTCTTGTGTCTCTCGCGTATTCGCTCCTGACCTTGGGACGTTTCCTGATGGAACTCGTGCAACGCTATTCCGGTCGTAAACAGGGCGCGCTGACGCAATACTACCGGAAGACCGGCGCAGATAGCGACGATCTGGAACTCTGGATCATGAAGCGGCTGGAACCGCTACGCCTGGTGTCCCGCGTGGCGCCTTTGCTGGGGCTCGTTGCAACGCTTATCCCCATGGGACCGGCATTGATGGCGCTTACGTCCGGAGAGTCTGCTGAGATGGCGAGCAATCTGGTCGTCGCATTCTCCGGCGTGACGCTGGCGCTGATCGCTGCAAGCCTGGCCTTTTTCGTTCTCAATATTCGCCGTCGTTGGCTGCTTGAAGAGTTGCGCGTGATCGAGACTGGCGCGGAGGTGGTTTCGTGA
- the cobN gene encoding cobaltochelatase subunit CobN yields MFRTILAVVTIVVACALGSAAADEQPERDARIHIVASDFVLPSKLVRIAGWGKDADVTVTHNYLEQGGPGNWADYDLVVIDAPLRGRAAQLIEGVMGQLNAAGVPWMSVGSGGRPARSGNLDPAVFETLSAYYEAGGERNFRNFLTYIAAWNSGRDTSRIPAPIPMPESAIYHPDAPDFFTDVSSYEAWGRDRWPADAPRLAVIISSTYISGVQTAVLDKIVHQAESAGVMPILFWFDSMGETGIPEMLGPADVDLLASYTHMQNGEQRKAELAELDVPAVLLLGNRSMTPAEWRKAAQGVEPAMTAVLMATPESWGMGDPIVVSGVENGEPVPIPEQIDLLIGKATSVARLRHSDQADRKLALFFWNTPQGERNMSASNLNVPASVEQIGAALRQAGYDVPELTEDDILQAGQSMLGGYYHHDRLDDLLANGLAQAFPVSDYKAWLDTLPQEVTQPVFDKWGEPESHWAVRTINGQKVFVIPSVTFGKLLFLPQPPRADQVGESYHDVKVPPGHLFLATYLMVQKAFDASAIIHLGTHGTQEWTPGKDRGLWAYDYPMLTLGNVPVVYPYIQDNVAEAIQAIRRGRAVTISHQTPPFAPSGFYDELRDIHALIHEREQLDEGAVRDETDARLADAVIEANLQKDLLWTEEDVRSDFSTFLPILHDHLHELAQTATPLGLHTFGLAASPEHRLMTVMQQLGEPYYALLGIDQAEMFATDTEKLPESKPYQFLERFLRGGEDVSGIADAAMREQIERARAYDQHLADPQELEALLHALDGGFTKAGPGGDPVRNPQASSGCNLFAFEPDKIPTPSAYKAGEEAFTGLIDAYKSDHDGQAPDKLAFSLFSSDAIRTLGITEAQIMHALGVRPVWGRGGRVTKLEIIPAAELGRPRVDVVIQATSVYRDQFDGLMRLYSEAIDELSKQNEPGNAVYAGTRRVRDALLSAGTDAGTADRLASIRIFSNAPGDYGSGVPDAALDSTNWEDDAIIAQTYLASQSFAYGTSDWGQSVASFGLFEKQLTGVDAAILARSSNVHGVLSTDHPFEYLGGLSAAVKSVNGESPALYISDLRRAKPKMVQASKFLSDELRARYQNPQWISAMMDEGYAGTVEMLRVTDNLFGWQVTDESMVRADQWQAMHDTYVMDARDLGLNEWFEEQNPTAQAQIIERMMEAIRKGYWDASEQTRKELAQRWQELTEQAGADAGAQTTVEYIEDMAAGFGLGNGQGAPAADTAAAASQTIQGQVMNEVLSPGDVRPDWLRLTSIAGLLLIILAGALLQLRTSRQWT; encoded by the coding sequence ATGTTCCGAACGATCCTGGCGGTGGTGACCATTGTCGTCGCGTGTGCCCTTGGCAGCGCGGCAGCTGATGAACAGCCAGAGCGGGATGCCCGCATTCATATTGTTGCCAGCGATTTTGTGCTTCCGTCCAAGCTCGTAAGGATTGCGGGATGGGGAAAAGACGCTGACGTTACGGTCACGCACAATTATCTTGAGCAGGGTGGACCCGGGAACTGGGCTGACTACGATCTGGTCGTCATAGACGCGCCACTGCGTGGACGTGCCGCTCAGCTGATTGAAGGTGTTATGGGGCAGCTCAACGCGGCTGGCGTTCCCTGGATGTCCGTGGGATCAGGCGGTCGGCCAGCGCGCTCGGGTAATCTGGACCCCGCCGTCTTCGAGACGTTGAGTGCCTATTATGAGGCGGGTGGTGAACGGAACTTCCGGAATTTCCTGACCTATATCGCCGCCTGGAATTCGGGCCGTGACACGAGCCGTATCCCGGCGCCCATCCCCATGCCTGAAAGTGCCATCTATCATCCGGATGCCCCCGATTTTTTTACGGATGTCAGCTCTTATGAAGCGTGGGGGCGGGACAGGTGGCCAGCAGATGCGCCCCGTCTGGCGGTCATTATTTCCTCGACCTACATCTCCGGCGTTCAGACGGCTGTACTGGACAAGATCGTCCATCAGGCAGAGTCGGCTGGCGTCATGCCAATCCTGTTCTGGTTCGACAGTATGGGGGAGACGGGTATCCCGGAAATGCTCGGCCCGGCTGATGTCGATCTGCTTGCAAGCTATACGCACATGCAGAATGGCGAGCAGCGCAAGGCCGAACTCGCAGAGCTGGACGTGCCGGCCGTCTTACTGCTGGGCAATCGCTCCATGACGCCGGCGGAATGGCGCAAGGCGGCGCAGGGCGTGGAACCTGCCATGACGGCGGTCCTGATGGCGACGCCGGAATCCTGGGGGATGGGGGACCCGATCGTAGTCTCCGGGGTTGAGAATGGAGAACCGGTCCCGATTCCCGAACAGATCGATTTGCTCATTGGCAAGGCGACAAGTGTTGCACGGCTGCGCCATTCCGATCAGGCGGACCGGAAGCTTGCCCTGTTCTTCTGGAATACGCCCCAGGGGGAGCGGAACATGTCGGCGTCCAATCTGAATGTTCCGGCAAGCGTTGAGCAGATCGGCGCAGCGTTGCGGCAGGCAGGCTATGATGTTCCCGAACTGACTGAGGATGACATCCTGCAGGCAGGCCAGTCGATGCTGGGCGGGTATTATCATCATGACCGTCTGGACGACCTGCTGGCGAACGGGTTGGCGCAGGCATTCCCCGTGTCGGATTACAAGGCCTGGCTCGACACGCTTCCACAGGAAGTGACCCAGCCGGTTTTTGACAAGTGGGGCGAGCCGGAATCCCACTGGGCGGTGCGAACGATCAATGGGCAGAAGGTTTTCGTCATCCCGTCAGTGACGTTTGGGAAGCTGCTGTTCCTGCCGCAGCCACCACGGGCCGATCAGGTCGGCGAGAGCTATCATGATGTCAAAGTGCCGCCGGGACACTTGTTTCTGGCAACTTACCTGATGGTGCAGAAGGCCTTCGACGCGAGTGCGATCATCCATCTGGGAACACATGGTACACAGGAGTGGACCCCCGGAAAGGACCGGGGCTTGTGGGCTTATGACTATCCGATGCTGACGCTCGGAAATGTTCCGGTCGTGTATCCCTATATTCAGGACAATGTCGCGGAGGCGATTCAGGCAATTCGCCGGGGGCGGGCCGTTACAATCAGTCACCAGACCCCGCCCTTCGCGCCGTCCGGATTCTATGATGAGCTGCGGGACATTCACGCCCTGATTCATGAGCGCGAGCAGCTGGATGAAGGCGCTGTCCGCGATGAAACAGATGCACGTCTTGCCGACGCCGTGATAGAGGCAAACCTGCAAAAAGATCTGCTGTGGACAGAGGAAGACGTAAGAAGCGACTTTTCGACCTTCCTGCCGATCCTGCACGATCACCTCCACGAACTGGCTCAGACAGCGACGCCGTTGGGCTTGCATACGTTCGGCCTCGCCGCCTCTCCGGAGCACAGGCTGATGACGGTCATGCAGCAATTGGGCGAGCCATATTATGCGTTGCTTGGGATCGACCAGGCTGAGATGTTCGCAACCGACACGGAGAAGCTGCCGGAAAGTAAACCGTACCAGTTTCTCGAACGCTTTCTGCGCGGGGGGGAGGACGTTTCGGGTATTGCCGACGCAGCGATGCGTGAGCAGATCGAACGCGCCCGGGCTTACGACCAGCACCTGGCTGACCCGCAAGAGCTTGAAGCCCTGTTGCACGCTCTGGATGGCGGCTTCACGAAAGCCGGCCCGGGTGGGGATCCGGTGCGCAATCCGCAAGCGTCCAGCGGCTGTAACCTGTTTGCATTTGAGCCGGACAAGATCCCGACGCCCTCGGCCTACAAGGCGGGTGAGGAGGCGTTCACGGGGCTGATAGACGCCTACAAATCAGACCATGATGGCCAGGCGCCCGACAAGCTGGCTTTCTCGCTTTTCTCGTCCGATGCAATCCGGACCCTGGGGATTACCGAAGCGCAGATCATGCATGCTTTGGGTGTTCGTCCGGTCTGGGGCCGGGGCGGGCGTGTCACAAAGCTCGAAATCATTCCGGCGGCCGAACTGGGGCGGCCACGCGTTGATGTCGTCATTCAGGCGACCAGTGTCTACCGGGACCAGTTTGATGGGCTTATGCGACTTTATTCAGAGGCGATCGATGAATTGTCCAAACAGAACGAGCCCGGGAATGCAGTCTATGCCGGTACACGCCGGGTGAGAGACGCGCTCCTCTCCGCAGGAACGGACGCCGGAACCGCAGACAGGCTGGCGTCGATAAGAATCTTTTCGAATGCGCCCGGTGATTATGGGTCGGGTGTTCCGGATGCCGCGCTCGATTCCACCAATTGGGAAGATGATGCCATCATCGCGCAGACATATCTGGCAAGCCAATCCTTTGCCTACGGGACGTCTGACTGGGGCCAGTCTGTTGCGAGCTTCGGCTTGTTCGAGAAGCAGCTGACGGGTGTCGATGCGGCGATCCTGGCACGGTCCTCCAACGTACACGGCGTCTTGTCGACGGATCACCCGTTTGAATACCTCGGTGGACTGTCTGCGGCTGTGAAATCCGTCAACGGAGAAAGTCCGGCGCTTTATATTTCGGATTTGCGGCGCGCCAAGCCGAAAATGGTTCAGGCTAGCAAGTTCCTCTCGGATGAGCTGCGCGCGCGTTACCAGAACCCGCAATGGATTTCGGCGATGATGGATGAGGGGTACGCCGGAACCGTCGAAATGCTGAGGGTGACAGATAACCTTTTCGGTTGGCAGGTGACTGACGAGTCAATGGTGCGTGCCGATCAGTGGCAGGCGATGCATGATACCTATGTCATGGATGCCCGGGATCTTGGCCTCAATGAGTGGTTCGAAGAACAGAACCCAACAGCGCAGGCTCAGATCATTGAGCGTATGATGGAAGCCATCCGTAAGGGATACTGGGATGCAAGCGAGCAGACGCGTAAAGAGCTTGCTCAGCGCTGGCAGGAGCTGACCGAACAGGCCGGGGCGGATGCAGGCGCTCAGACGACCGTCGAATACATTGAGGATATGGCAGCCGGGTTTGGTCTTGGGAATGGGCAGGGGGCACCTGCGGCCGATACTGCAGCTGCAGCGTCCCAGACCATTCAGGGACAGGTCATGAATGAAGTCCTGTCCCCCGGCGACGTGCGGCCGGACTGGCTGCGCCTGACTTCGATCGCTGGGCTCCTGCTCATAATTCTTGCGGGTGCGCTGCTCCAACTCCGCACGTCGCGTCAATGGACCTGA
- a CDS encoding TonB-dependent receptor gives MTQQILSFRRLSGSVVLGALSVAAPAFADDLERELDTVVVTATASEQALLTAPASVSVVDNAELELRGSTDLTDALAGEPGVQVTGIGMTRRGISLRGMPEEYTLYLLDGRRVSATNGVISHSDLELGWLPTAAIEQVEVVRGPMSSLYGSDALGGVVNIISKSPAEEFMGELSLGGTAPESGDGGESVNGSVFLSVPIVEGKLGATFVGDVLERNDLPNPDDPAISDIEGRKTSTGRFNLVWTPDDQQRIDFIYTRSDDERWRDTRTSGRSPVDYEYRDEGEREQFVLGHKGNWSWGRTQVDLYQSSASRENFRTNGQTPTRDQGLEDTVLSGLTAFKLAESHSVTFGGEIRREELEDDVASPDGTSEAEQGAIFIQDEIEVTDTFKLVAGLRGDHHDAYGWEASPRLYGVFQPTDRIVVKGGYGEGFKSPSLTNLSEDFQVLAAGGRFWAYGNPDLKPETTKTFEASVDYIADTWTVHAGVFHNELENLIQTQCVSDCGIRGAEVRYYTNLEEAEVNGLELSGQMDLPAGFGVNANYTYLDTEDKATGDQIAERPEHQANAAVSWSPREGAEVRLRVEYTGDQLDSPGVSIPDYTLLHLDAVWPLTSHVRLNAGIDNLTDERLADRSDLYTFAEPGRVYRLSLSYAF, from the coding sequence ATGACTCAGCAAATTCTCTCGTTCCGTCGGTTGTCGGGGTCGGTGGTCCTTGGCGCGCTCAGCGTAGCGGCGCCGGCATTTGCCGATGACCTTGAGCGGGAACTGGACACGGTGGTTGTTACCGCAACAGCTAGCGAGCAGGCTCTTCTAACCGCACCGGCGAGCGTATCGGTGGTAGATAATGCAGAGCTGGAATTGCGCGGCTCGACCGATTTGACTGACGCCCTGGCCGGTGAGCCCGGTGTGCAGGTTACCGGCATCGGCATGACCAGAAGGGGGATCAGTCTCCGCGGAATGCCGGAAGAGTATACACTTTACCTTCTCGATGGTCGCAGGGTGAGCGCTACCAATGGCGTGATTTCGCACTCCGACCTGGAACTCGGCTGGCTGCCTACAGCGGCGATTGAACAGGTCGAAGTTGTTCGGGGTCCGATGTCGTCGCTTTATGGGTCGGATGCGCTTGGCGGTGTCGTCAACATCATCTCCAAATCCCCGGCAGAAGAATTCATGGGCGAGCTGTCCCTCGGCGGCACGGCGCCGGAATCAGGGGACGGCGGTGAAAGCGTAAATGGCAGCGTCTTCCTTTCGGTTCCGATTGTCGAAGGCAAGCTTGGGGCGACCTTCGTTGGTGATGTGCTGGAGCGGAATGATCTGCCCAATCCGGATGACCCGGCCATTTCAGACATCGAAGGGCGGAAAACATCCACTGGAAGATTCAACCTTGTCTGGACGCCGGATGACCAGCAACGCATCGATTTTATCTACACCCGAAGCGATGACGAGCGCTGGCGCGACACGCGCACGTCCGGTCGGTCTCCGGTGGATTATGAGTATCGCGATGAAGGTGAGCGCGAGCAATTCGTTCTGGGGCACAAAGGCAACTGGTCCTGGGGACGTACGCAGGTGGACCTGTATCAGAGTTCCGCGAGTCGGGAGAACTTCCGGACGAATGGTCAAACCCCGACCCGGGACCAGGGGTTGGAAGACACAGTGCTCAGCGGACTGACCGCCTTCAAGCTGGCGGAGTCCCACTCCGTTACATTTGGCGGTGAAATTCGCCGCGAGGAGCTGGAGGATGATGTCGCGTCGCCGGATGGAACTTCGGAAGCAGAACAGGGCGCCATCTTCATCCAGGACGAGATCGAAGTCACCGATACGTTCAAACTGGTCGCTGGACTGCGTGGTGATCACCATGACGCATATGGCTGGGAAGCCAGCCCGCGCCTCTACGGCGTGTTCCAGCCGACGGACCGGATCGTTGTAAAAGGAGGCTACGGCGAAGGCTTCAAGTCGCCCAGCCTGACCAACTTGTCTGAGGACTTCCAGGTGCTCGCAGCTGGCGGCCGTTTCTGGGCCTATGGCAATCCGGATCTGAAACCTGAAACGACGAAGACCTTCGAGGCAAGCGTAGACTATATTGCCGATACCTGGACCGTGCATGCCGGTGTGTTCCACAACGAGTTGGAGAATCTGATTCAGACCCAGTGTGTGTCCGACTGCGGCATCAGGGGGGCGGAGGTCCGCTACTATACCAATCTGGAAGAGGCGGAGGTCAACGGGCTGGAATTGTCCGGGCAGATGGACCTGCCTGCCGGGTTCGGGGTGAATGCCAACTACACCTATCTCGATACTGAAGATAAGGCGACAGGGGATCAGATTGCGGAACGTCCTGAGCATCAGGCGAATGCCGCCGTGTCATGGTCTCCGAGGGAAGGGGCGGAGGTTCGCCTGCGTGTTGAGTATACCGGTGATCAGCTGGATTCGCCGGGCGTCAGCATCCCCGACTACACGCTCCTGCATCTTGATGCGGTGTGGCCTCTGACATCGCATGTGCGCCTGAATGCCGGGATCGACAACCTGACAGACGAACGTCTGGCTGACAGGTCTGACCTCTACACGTTTGCCGAACCAGGCCGTGTCTATCGCCTGTCGCTTTCCTACGCATTCTGA
- a CDS encoding class I SAM-dependent methyltransferase has protein sequence MQADENPFLKSFKDPAAVSNYQSGPPRFTPGFADLHRMVTILLAERVPADGRILVLGAGGGLELRAMAESQPDWTFVGVDPARPMLELASSTLGDAAERVDFIEGYIDAAPEEAFDGAVCLLTLHFLDPQERLRTVTEIHKRLKPGAPFVVAHSSFPQAPDVRDKWLSRYEAFAVASGVDPEMASQARDAVSRSVELLTPEQDEQILKSAGFLNVEQFYRAFTWCGWVASE, from the coding sequence ATGCAAGCCGATGAAAACCCCTTCCTGAAATCTTTCAAGGACCCCGCGGCGGTTTCGAACTACCAATCCGGTCCGCCGCGCTTCACGCCTGGTTTTGCTGACCTGCACAGGATGGTGACGATCCTTCTGGCCGAGCGGGTCCCGGCTGATGGCCGAATTCTGGTGCTTGGAGCGGGCGGAGGCCTGGAGCTTCGTGCAATGGCGGAAAGCCAGCCTGACTGGACATTTGTCGGTGTCGACCCGGCACGTCCAATGCTCGAGCTCGCCAGCAGCACGTTAGGCGACGCCGCTGAGCGTGTGGACTTCATCGAAGGGTACATAGATGCAGCGCCAGAGGAGGCCTTCGATGGGGCGGTATGTCTGCTCACTTTGCATTTTCTTGACCCGCAGGAGCGTTTGAGAACTGTCACGGAAATCCACAAGCGCCTCAAGCCTGGCGCACCTTTCGTTGTGGCCCATTCCAGTTTTCCTCAGGCACCTGACGTACGCGACAAATGGCTTTCCCGTTATGAAGCGTTCGCGGTCGCGTCTGGCGTTGATCCTGAAATGGCAAGCCAGGCGCGCGATGCTGTATCCCGGAGTGTCGAGCTCCTGACCCCGGAACAGGATGAACAAATCCTCAAATCGGCGGGTTTCTTGAACGTCGAGCAGTTCTACAGGGCGTTCACCTGGTGTGGTTGGGTTGCCAGTGAATAG